CGGCGAGACGCGCCCGGCTGGCGCCCTCGAAGTGCACGTCGCCACCGAACGCCAGCGTGATCGCCGGCAGGTCCCGCGCGGCCGGCGGCGAGACCGAAGCGGCAGCCGAGGAGGAGGGTGCGGCGATCGGCGACGCGTGCAGCCCGGACGGCGACGCGGCGTCGGCGACCTCTCTGGCCGCGAGCTGGTGACCGCCGCCGCACCCCAGGGCCACCACCAGCGGCCCCAGCGCGATAAGTGACCGGCGACGCATGAGATCCCACGCTGCCATGCCGGGCGGCCTCCCGCGTGCCGATTTCGGTGGCGAGCGCGTAACGACTCGGTGACATCTGCCACAGCGCGCCGCTCCTAGGCTGGCCGGGTGACCGACACCGACGCCGTACGCCGCTATGTCGCCGACCACCGCCAGTCGCTGTACGACGACCTCGATGCCTGGCTGCGCATCCCGAGCATCTCGGCCGACCCGGCCCACGCCGACGACGTCCGCCGCTCCGCCGACTGGCTCGCCGGCCGGTTCCGCGCGGCCGGCTTCCCGACGGTCGAGGTCTGGCCGACGGAGGGCCAGCCCGCGGTGTTCGCCGAGTGGCCGGCCGACGACCCCGCCGCGCCCACCGCCGTCGTCTACGGCCATCACGACGTGCAGCCGGTCGACCCGCTCGAGCTGTGGGAGGCGCCGCCGTTCGAGCCGACCGTTCGCGGCGAGGAGCTGTTCGCGCGGGGCGCCATCGACGACAAGGGCCAGGTGCTCTACCACTTCCTCGGGCTGGCCGCCGCGCTCGAGACGACCGGCCGCACCGCGCCGCCGGTCACGTTGCGGTTCGTCGTCGAGGGGGAGGAGGAGTTCGGCTCCCCGAACTTCGCCCGGCTGCTGCGCGATCATCGCGATCGCCTCGACTGCGACGTCGTCGTGGTGAGCGACACCGGCATCCATGACCGCGAGACACCCTCGATGTGCACGGGGATGCGCGGGCTGACCTACTGCCAGATCGACCTGCACGGTCCGGACGTCGACCTGCACTCCGGCATGTTCGGCGGCGCGGTGCCCAACCCGGCGACCGCCCTCGCGCACCTGCTCGCCGGCCTGCACGACGACAGCGGTCGGGTCACCCTGCCCGGCTTCTACGACCGCGTCGTCGCGCTCACCGATCGCGAGCGCGAGCTCATGGCCCGGCTGCCCTTCGACGAGTCGGGGTTCCTGCGCACGGCCGCCAGCCGGGCGACCACCGGCGAGGCGGGGTTCACCACGCTCGAGCGCATCGGTGCCCGTCCCACCTGCGAGGTCAACGGCCTGTGGGGCGGCTACACCGGTCCCGGCCAGAAGACGATCATCCCGACCGACGCGCACGCGAAGGTGTCGTTCCGGCTCGTCGCCGACCAGGAGCCGGCCGAGGTGGAGGCGGCGATGCGGGCGTACGTCGACCGGGCCGTGCCGCCCGGCATCGACGCGCACGTGGAGTTCTTCGGCGGCGGCGTGCGTCCCTGCCTGACCCCGATCGACCACCCGGCCGTGCAGGCCGCGACCCGTGCGATGCACAAGGCGTTCGGCAAGGAGATCCTCTACACCCGCGAGGGCGGCAGCGGGCCGGAGGCCGACCTCGCGGACATCCTCGGGGCGCCGGTCGTCTTCGTCGGCGTCGGCCTTCCCGACGACCGCATCCACGCGCCCAACGAACGCGTCGTCCTGCCCATGCTGCTCACCGGTGCCGAAGCCGTCGCGCACCTCTGGGACGAGCTCGCCGGGGCGCTGGCGTGAAGCCGCCGGCGCTGTCGCGAGCCACCCTCGACCGGGCCGCCGAGCGGCGCACCGACGCCGGTTGGCTCGCCGAGGCGTGGGCCGACCCGGCCAGCCGGGTGCTGGTGCTCGACGACAAGCGGCGCACGCTGGTCGACGGCGACTCGTTGGTGCTCGTGCCGCCCGCCGAGGCGCCGCAGGACGGCGAGCGCCACCTGCTCGGCATCGACGCCGCGGGCGTCGTCTACTGGGCGGTGTCCGGTGAGCTGCCCCGGCGGCTCGGCGTACGCCCCGGAGGTCTGCGCGACGTCGGCGCGCTGCTCGGCGACCGCGACGCCGGGATGTTCGTGCAGGCGGTGGCGCTGGCCAACTGGCACGCGACCCACACCCACTGCCCGCGCTGCGGCACCGCGACGGAGATCGAGCAGGCCGGCTACACGCGGCGCTGCCCGGCCGACGGCAGCGACCACTTCCCGCGCACCGACCCCGCCGTCATCATGCTGGTCCACGACGGCGGCGACCGGGCGTTGCTCGGCCGCCAGCCGAGCTGGCCGCCCGGCTTCTACTCGACCCTCGCCGGGTTCGTCGAGCCGGGCGAGTCGCTCGAGCAAGCGGTTGCCCGCGAGGTGCTCGAAGAGGTGGGCGTCGCCGTCCGCGACGTCCGCTACGAGGGCAGCCAGCCCTGGCCGTTCCCCGCCAGCCTGATGCTGGGGTTCACCGCGGTCGCCGACGTCTGCGAACTGCACCTGCAGGCCGCGGAGATCGAGGACGCGCGCTGGGTGAGCCGCGACGAGATGCGCGACGGCACCCTGCGGCTGCCGACGGAGGTGTCGATCGCCCGGCGGCTCGTCGACTCCTGGCTGCTGGGTGAGTGACGAGCGGTCCTGACACTGCGGTCGGCCGCCGGCCGGCTATCCGCGGACCGACTCCGGGCGGCCGCGGCGCTTGGCCTGGTAGAGCGCCGCATCGGCCCGCACGATCAGCGACGCCTCGCTGTCGTCCGGTTGCAGCGTCGCGATGCCGGCGGAGAAGCAGACGGAGGAGTTCGCGTCCTGCAGCCGCTGCACCGCCCGGTGCGCCTCGGCCGTCGCCGCGCCCGGCAGGATCAGCGCGAACTCGTCGCCGCCGTAGCGCACGAGCAGGTCGCTGCCGCGCAGCGCTCCCCGCCACCCGGCCGCCGCGGCCACCAGCAGCGCGTCGCCGGCCGCGTGCCCGTGCCGGTCGTTGACGCCCTTCAGCCCGTCGATGTCGAGAAGGGCGACCGCCAGCGGTTCGCGGGTGCGGGCCGCGCGGGCTATCTCGATCGCGAGCGCCTGCCGGAACGCGTGCCGGTTGGGCAGGCCGGTGAGCTCGTCGGTGATAGCCACCCGCAGCAGCTGCTGGCGCATGAGTGCGACGACGATGCCCGCCGTGATCGTCGTGCCGGAGACGAGCAGGTAGACGGCGGGCGCGCCGGCCGGCGGGTCGATTGACAGGACCACGGCGTACGCCGTGATGGCGCCGGCGACGTGCGCGGCCGCGACCGTCCAGCGGAAGTAGGCGAAGGCGTAGAGAGCCGCCCAGATGAAGAAGAACGCCGTGACCAGCGACGTGGTGCTCCGATGGCCGAGGGCGATCCCGATGCTGACGATCACGATGCCCGCGTCGAGCATCGCGTGGTGGCTCCAGCCGGGCAGCCGGTTGCCGGCGACGAGCAGCAGCGCCGCGCACGGGTAGCCGAGCGCGCAGATGACCGCTTCGCGCGGCACGTCGATGCCCGGGCCGTGCGGCACGGCGAGCACGAGGAGCCCGAGCGTCGCCCCGACGAGGAACATGATCGCGAGCGCGACGTGCCCCTGGCGCTGGTAGCCGAGCACGTCGGGCATCGGCCCGCCGACCCCGACCGCGCCCGGCCGGCGGCAGAGCAGGCCGGATGCGTCACGCGTCATAGGGGGTGTATCGGCACGAACGGGACGCGCGTGAAGGATTTTGAGACGGCTAGCCGCGCAGCGGCGGGCGACCCGGTCCGGGTGGGCCGGCGAAAGCCTGGGCGATGCACACCCACTCCTCGGCGAGCGGGCCGATGACGTCGAGGTCGAGGTCGTCGCGGTGACGTCGCTGGGTGACGAGCAGCGCGAAGTGCTCGGCCGTCCCCGTGACGCGATCGGCGGCTTCGGGATCGCCCCAGGACCACGTGTCGCCGCCCGGTGACGTGACCTCGACGTAGACCTCGCCCTCGGGCGCGGGCAGCCCGCGGTTGGCATAGGCGAACCCGCGGGTGCGCACGCCGAGATGGCAGATGTGACGCAGCCGGTCGGTCGGCTCGCGGCGTACGCCGAGGGCGTCGGCGACGTCCTGGCCGTGCGCCCAGTACTCCATGAGCCGCGCGGTCGCGAACGACAGCGGGTTCATCGGCGGGCCGTACCACGGCAGCCGTGCCTTCGGGTCGGCCTGCCCCAGCGCGGCCAGCTCGCGGTCGCGGCCGGCGCGCCACAGCTCCAGCAGCTCGGCGGCCGACCGCGCGCGCATCTCCGCGACCGCGTCGTCCATGAAGGTGGCGGGGTCCATCGCCGCCACCTTCGCGGTGAACGCTTCCGGGTCGGTGATGGCCAGCACCGACTCCCGGTCGAAGAACGCCAGGTGCCCGACCGTGTCGTGGATGGTCCAGCCCTCGGCCGGCGTCGGCCGCTGCAGGTCGTCGGCCGCCGCGACGATCCGGTCGAGGTCGGTCATCTCCGCGCGCAGGTCCTCGAGCAGCGAGTGCAGGTCGGCCATGGCGCGAGCCTAGAGGCGTCCGCGGGCGCCGGCCTCGGCACTGCCTCGGTGGCGCGGCAGACTGCGAGCCATGGCGACGTGGGACGAGGAGCTGGCGGAGATCGAGCGGCGCCGCGCGTTCGCGCACGGCATGGGCGGCGAGGAGCGCGTCGCCCGCCAGCACGACAACGGCCGGCTGACGGTGCGCGAGCGCATCGACCGGCTGGTCGACCCCGGCTCGTGGCAGGAGGTCGGCACGTTCACCGGCGTCGCGGCGTACGACGAGCACGGTGCCCTCGCCGGCGTCACCCCGGCGAACATGGTCACCGGCCAGGGCCGGGTCGGCGGCGAGCGGGTCGTGGTCTGCGGTGACGACTTCACCGTGCGCGGGGGCGCGGCCGACGCGGCGATCCACGCCAAGCAGGTGCGGATGGAGCAGGCGGCGCTCGCGCTGCGGGTGCCGATCGTGCGGCTCATCGACGGCACCGGCGGCGGCGGCAGCGTGAAGTCGCTCGCCGACCACGGCCGCACCTACGTTCCGGAGAACCCGGGTTGGGAGCACGTCGTCGCCAACCTGGCCGCGGTGCCGGTCGTCGCCCTGGCGCTCGGACCCGTCGCCGGTCTGGGTGCTGCACGGCTGGTGACGAGCCACATCTCCTTGATGGTCAAGGAGATCAGCCAGGTCTTCGTCGCGGGCCCAGCCGTCGTCGAGGCC
This genomic stretch from Mycobacteriales bacterium harbors:
- a CDS encoding dipeptidase; this encodes MTDTDAVRRYVADHRQSLYDDLDAWLRIPSISADPAHADDVRRSADWLAGRFRAAGFPTVEVWPTEGQPAVFAEWPADDPAAPTAVVYGHHDVQPVDPLELWEAPPFEPTVRGEELFARGAIDDKGQVLYHFLGLAAALETTGRTAPPVTLRFVVEGEEEFGSPNFARLLRDHRDRLDCDVVVVSDTGIHDRETPSMCTGMRGLTYCQIDLHGPDVDLHSGMFGGAVPNPATALAHLLAGLHDDSGRVTLPGFYDRVVALTDRERELMARLPFDESGFLRTAASRATTGEAGFTTLERIGARPTCEVNGLWGGYTGPGQKTIIPTDAHAKVSFRLVADQEPAEVEAAMRAYVDRAVPPGIDAHVEFFGGGVRPCLTPIDHPAVQAATRAMHKAFGKEILYTREGGSGPEADLADILGAPVVFVGVGLPDDRIHAPNERVVLPMLLTGAEAVAHLWDELAGALA
- the nudC gene encoding NAD(+) diphosphatase; translated protein: MKPPALSRATLDRAAERRTDAGWLAEAWADPASRVLVLDDKRRTLVDGDSLVLVPPAEAPQDGERHLLGIDAAGVVYWAVSGELPRRLGVRPGGLRDVGALLGDRDAGMFVQAVALANWHATHTHCPRCGTATEIEQAGYTRRCPADGSDHFPRTDPAVIMLVHDGGDRALLGRQPSWPPGFYSTLAGFVEPGESLEQAVAREVLEEVGVAVRDVRYEGSQPWPFPASLMLGFTAVADVCELHLQAAEIEDARWVSRDEMRDGTLRLPTEVSIARRLVDSWLLGE
- a CDS encoding GGDEF domain-containing protein; this translates as MTRDASGLLCRRPGAVGVGGPMPDVLGYQRQGHVALAIMFLVGATLGLLVLAVPHGPGIDVPREAVICALGYPCAALLLVAGNRLPGWSHHAMLDAGIVIVSIGIALGHRSTTSLVTAFFFIWAALYAFAYFRWTVAAAHVAGAITAYAVVLSIDPPAGAPAVYLLVSGTTITAGIVVALMRQQLLRVAITDELTGLPNRHAFRQALAIEIARAARTREPLAVALLDIDGLKGVNDRHGHAAGDALLVAAAAGWRGALRGSDLLVRYGGDEFALILPGAATAEAHRAVQRLQDANSSVCFSAGIATLQPDDSEASLIVRADAALYQAKRRGRPESVRG
- a CDS encoding TIGR03084 family metal-binding protein — encoded protein: MADLHSLLEDLRAEMTDLDRIVAAADDLQRPTPAEGWTIHDTVGHLAFFDRESVLAITDPEAFTAKVAAMDPATFMDDAVAEMRARSAAELLELWRAGRDRELAALGQADPKARLPWYGPPMNPLSFATARLMEYWAHGQDVADALGVRREPTDRLRHICHLGVRTRGFAYANRGLPAPEGEVYVEVTSPGGDTWSWGDPEAADRVTGTAEHFALLVTQRRHRDDLDLDVIGPLAEEWVCIAQAFAGPPGPGRPPLRG